From a single Methanosphaera sp. genomic region:
- the comD gene encoding sulfopyruvate decarboxylase subunit alpha has translation MDSTDVIYQGLKDAGINFIVSVPCANLKKLLELIDEDDEIKHVPVTREEEGFGICAGAYMGGMKPAILMQNSGLGNSVNVLASLMKLYNFPILMIISHRGTIGEAVYGQIPMSKATAKVLDSLDISYQTVDEPCDAQSIVKKTWDIAQISEEPQALLFEISYWSKDVI, from the coding sequence ATGGATAGTACTGATGTAATATATCAAGGATTAAAAGATGCTGGAATTAACTTCATTGTAAGTGTTCCATGTGCTAATCTTAAGAAACTTCTTGAATTAATAGATGAAGATGATGAAATTAAACATGTTCCTGTAACACGTGAGGAGGAAGGATTTGGAATTTGTGCTGGTGCATATATGGGTGGTATGAAACCTGCAATTTTAATGCAAAATTCTGGTCTTGGAAACAGTGTTAATGTACTTGCATCTCTTATGAAACTTTATAATTTTCCTATACTTATGATTATAAGTCATAGAGGTACAATTGGTGAGGCTGTATATGGACAAATTCCTATGAGTAAAGCTACAGCTAAGGTTCTTGATAGTCTAGATATTAGTTATCAAACTGTAGATGAACCATGTGATGCTCAAAGTATTGTTAAAAAGACATGGGATATAGCTCAAATATCTGAAGAACCTCAAGCATTACTTTTTGAAATTAGTTATTGGAGTAAGGATGTGATTTAA